The Candidatus Zixiibacteriota bacterium region TGATAGATGGAAACCAGAAGATACCTCATCTGGATATCCCTCAATTGCCGGTGATCAAAGGTGATACTCTCTCTTTATCCTGTGGCGCTGCCTCTATTATCGCCAAGGTCGAGAGGGACAGGCTAATGAGAAGACTGCACAAAAAATATCCCCAATTCTGTTTTGATCGAAACAAAGGTTATGGATCAAAGGAGCATCTGGAGGCTTTAAGGAAATTCGGACCCTGTAAGGTTCACCGCAGGTCATTCAAAAGAGTGATGGAATGTATCGTCCTGCAGGAGCATCTCGATTTAGATGGAAAAGATGAAAACCGTTCAGAAGGGTAAATCAGGCGAGAGAATCGCTGCAGAATATCTCAAAGCTAAAGGGTTTGAGATACTGTTTACCAATTACCGTTATGGCCACAAGGAAATCGACATAATTGCCAGGGATAAAAGTTACATCGTATTTGTCGAGGTTAAAGCTGGCAGGAGTAAAGCTTATGGTCCTCCTGCCGGGTGGGTCAATCTGAGAAAACAGAAAAAATTAGCAGAGGTAGCAACTGCCTTTATGCAGGAGCACCAGTTTCCGGGTTATGATTTCAGGTTCGACGTAGTGGCTATAGATACCAGTTCAGGCAAAGAGATAATCGAGCATATCCAGAATGCTTTTTATTTAGAAGGCTGAGTTTTCTCTCTTTCGATCAATTCAGATAAACGCTGGCTTATCTTCTCCCAGAGCTCAACCCACTTTTCCGGATGTTTCTGGTAAAACTTAATGAATCTATCCAGTTCTTTTTGAGAGTACTTATATTCTGAAAAAACCTTCTTTCTCTCAGCCGCTAATCTCTCAGGGTTGTCCTGAAATTTCATCTGGGCTATGGAAAGCTGTATGTAGACCTCTACGAACTTGTCCTCATCCGGACTCTTAGGGCGAAACAGCAGAAATAGAACCAAGGCAACTATGACCAGGGCGAGGAGAATAAGTATGATTTTATACCTGGAAAACATCGGGACTCCTTAATCTCGAACTAATCTACATAGAAGCGGTTTTATGTCAAGAACTATCTCTGAGAAAGACGGAATATAAAAGTCGGGCAAGGGTGCCCGACCTACGAGGAATTGATAATATGGGCTTTCGTAGACAGTCCGCCACAGGCGGACCAGCCCTGCTAAATAAGTTTATCGAAAACTTTCAAGAAAATAGTTGACAAAAACAGATTTAAGTTAAATAATAAAGGTTCAAGAGGACTATTTATGCTTACCCCGCGAGAAAGGACCAGAAGGGTTTATGTAGGTAAAGTGCCGATTGGTGGAGGTGCTCCGATTTCAGTCCAATCGATGTGCTCAACTGACACCCGGGACGTTAAAGCCACTTTAAGGCAGATAAAAAGGCTGGAAAAGGCAGGGTGTGAGATAGTCAGATTGGCAGTTCTGGACCAAAAGGCGGGTGA contains the following coding sequences:
- a CDS encoding YraN family protein, which gives rise to MEKMKTVQKGKSGERIAAEYLKAKGFEILFTNYRYGHKEIDIIARDKSYIVFVEVKAGRSKAYGPPAGWVNLRKQKKLAEVATAFMQEHQFPGYDFRFDVVAIDTSSGKEIIEHIQNAFYLEG
- a CDS encoding DUF4296 domain-containing protein, whose product is MFSRYKIILILLALVIVALVLFLLFRPKSPDEDKFVEVYIQLSIAQMKFQDNPERLAAERKKVFSEYKYSQKELDRFIKFYQKHPEKWVELWEKISQRLSELIEREKTQPSK